A section of the Sceloporus undulatus isolate JIND9_A2432 ecotype Alabama chromosome 3, SceUnd_v1.1, whole genome shotgun sequence genome encodes:
- the WDR4 gene encoding tRNA (guanine-N(7)-)-methyltransferase non-catalytic subunit WDR4 isoform X2, producing the protein MEAPGAVSPLPGLEICGELMVLTGGTQLLAADYKKPSDDLFVYDCAATASKNPQETQGEDGKSAGKTSHDILACAFSTSGTYFVLADDNKQLILFRAKPAWECLSIRSVIRRCTSLIITAAEDKILIADKSGDVYSYSITEPENPGTVELGHLSLLLDVALSPNDQYIITADRDEKIRVSLTKAPHNIVSFCLGHREFVSRIFVIPNYPDLLLSASGDCTLRLWEYKSGKEVYCCHLNSLNSLNKCEATRNEKKYTVLRIAYCCEESCIAVLYDCIPIVSIFQLDAGAQNLIDKQHIPLNHKGWSIAFEDTGGLWVLQEDMDTPLLFYQLVDGQWQPATNKKGLMKMSKYIQDNWIVFKGSVGKESCYQNLYKASFDNMAIYLQKKEERLQQQKKNKRQDSQHESNGQTKKIKTEAPLL; encoded by the exons ATGGAGGCTCCAGGGGCAGTGAGTCCTCTTCCAGGGCTGGAGATCTGCGGAGAACTGATGGTCCTCACCGGCGGGACGCAGCTCTTGGCTGCCGACTATAAAAAGCCCAG TGATGATCTTTTTGTTTATGACTGTGCTGCTACTGCCAGCAAGAATCCTCAGGAAACTCAAGG AGAAGATGGAAAATCAGCAGGTAAAACAAGTCATGATATCCTTGCCTGTGCATTTTCTACATCAGGAACATATTTTGTTTTGGCTGATGACAACAAACAACTGATTCTTTTCCGTGCAAAGCCTGCTTGGGAATGTCTTAGTATAAG ATCTGTTATTAGAAGATGTACGTCCCTGATTATAACAGCAGCAGAAGATAAAATTCTGATTGCTGACAAATCTGGGGATGTCTATTCTTACTCTATCACAGAACCAGAAAACCCAGGAACAGTTGAACTTGGGCACTTGTCTCTTCTGTTGGATGTG GCGCTGAGTCCCAATGACCAGTATATCATAACTGCTGACCGTGATGAGAAGATACGAGTTAGTTTGACTAAAGCGCCACATAACATTGTGTCCTTCTGCCTGGGACACAGAGA aTTTGTCAGCAGAATATTTGTAATTCCCAACTATCCAGATCTTCTCTTATCAGCTTCTGGG GATTGTACATTGAGGCTCTGGGAGTATAAAAGTGGGAAGGAAGTTTATTGCTGTCACTTGAATAGTTTGAATAGTTTGAATAAGTGTGAGGCCACCAGAAATGAGAAG AAATACACAGTCTTAAGGATAGCTTACTGTTGTGAAGAAAGTTGCATTGCTGTTTTATATGATTG CATTCCAATAGTATCCATCTTCCAGCTTGATGCTGGTGCTCAGAACCTCATTGACAAACAGCACATCCCTTTGAACCACAAAGGCTGGAGCATTGCCTTTGAGGACACAGGTGGACTCTGGGTTCTGCAGGAGGACATGGACACACCTCTTCTCTTCTACCAACTTGTGGATGGGCAGTGGCAG CCGGCTACCAATAAGAAAGGATTGATGAAAATGTCGAAGTACATACAAGACAACTGGATAGTCTTTAAAG GCTCTGTTGGCAAAGAGAGCTGCTACCAAAATCTCTACAAGGCTTCTTTTGATAATATGGCTATTTACctacaaaagaaagaagagagacttcagcagcagaaaaagaataaaaggcaGGATTCACAGCATGAATCAAATGGACAGACAAAAAAGATCAAAACAGAAGCACCATTGTTGTGA
- the WDR4 gene encoding tRNA (guanine-N(7)-)-methyltransferase non-catalytic subunit WDR4 isoform X1 has translation MEAPGAVSPLPGLEICGELMVLTGGTQLLAADYKKPSSDDLFVYDCAATASKNPQETQGEDGKSAGKTSHDILACAFSTSGTYFVLADDNKQLILFRAKPAWECLSIRSVIRRCTSLIITAAEDKILIADKSGDVYSYSITEPENPGTVELGHLSLLLDVALSPNDQYIITADRDEKIRVSLTKAPHNIVSFCLGHREFVSRIFVIPNYPDLLLSASGDCTLRLWEYKSGKEVYCCHLNSLNSLNKCEATRNEKKYTVLRIAYCCEESCIAVLYDCIPIVSIFQLDAGAQNLIDKQHIPLNHKGWSIAFEDTGGLWVLQEDMDTPLLFYQLVDGQWQPATNKKGLMKMSKYIQDNWIVFKGSVGKESCYQNLYKASFDNMAIYLQKKEERLQQQKKNKRQDSQHESNGQTKKIKTEAPLL, from the exons ATGGAGGCTCCAGGGGCAGTGAGTCCTCTTCCAGGGCTGGAGATCTGCGGAGAACTGATGGTCCTCACCGGCGGGACGCAGCTCTTGGCTGCCGACTATAAAAAGCCCAG cAGTGATGATCTTTTTGTTTATGACTGTGCTGCTACTGCCAGCAAGAATCCTCAGGAAACTCAAGG AGAAGATGGAAAATCAGCAGGTAAAACAAGTCATGATATCCTTGCCTGTGCATTTTCTACATCAGGAACATATTTTGTTTTGGCTGATGACAACAAACAACTGATTCTTTTCCGTGCAAAGCCTGCTTGGGAATGTCTTAGTATAAG ATCTGTTATTAGAAGATGTACGTCCCTGATTATAACAGCAGCAGAAGATAAAATTCTGATTGCTGACAAATCTGGGGATGTCTATTCTTACTCTATCACAGAACCAGAAAACCCAGGAACAGTTGAACTTGGGCACTTGTCTCTTCTGTTGGATGTG GCGCTGAGTCCCAATGACCAGTATATCATAACTGCTGACCGTGATGAGAAGATACGAGTTAGTTTGACTAAAGCGCCACATAACATTGTGTCCTTCTGCCTGGGACACAGAGA aTTTGTCAGCAGAATATTTGTAATTCCCAACTATCCAGATCTTCTCTTATCAGCTTCTGGG GATTGTACATTGAGGCTCTGGGAGTATAAAAGTGGGAAGGAAGTTTATTGCTGTCACTTGAATAGTTTGAATAGTTTGAATAAGTGTGAGGCCACCAGAAATGAGAAG AAATACACAGTCTTAAGGATAGCTTACTGTTGTGAAGAAAGTTGCATTGCTGTTTTATATGATTG CATTCCAATAGTATCCATCTTCCAGCTTGATGCTGGTGCTCAGAACCTCATTGACAAACAGCACATCCCTTTGAACCACAAAGGCTGGAGCATTGCCTTTGAGGACACAGGTGGACTCTGGGTTCTGCAGGAGGACATGGACACACCTCTTCTCTTCTACCAACTTGTGGATGGGCAGTGGCAG CCGGCTACCAATAAGAAAGGATTGATGAAAATGTCGAAGTACATACAAGACAACTGGATAGTCTTTAAAG GCTCTGTTGGCAAAGAGAGCTGCTACCAAAATCTCTACAAGGCTTCTTTTGATAATATGGCTATTTACctacaaaagaaagaagagagacttcagcagcagaaaaagaataaaaggcaGGATTCACAGCATGAATCAAATGGACAGACAAAAAAGATCAAAACAGAAGCACCATTGTTGTGA